One stretch of Jiangella gansuensis DSM 44835 DNA includes these proteins:
- a CDS encoding ABC transporter ATP-binding protein, which produces MMNYASNAAAPPAVRIRGLRVVRGARTVLDDFGLQVRPGTLTGLLGPSGSGKSTLMRAIVGVQKVAGGTVEVLGRQAGTRELRDRVAYVTQAPSVYADLTVRQNLRYYARGLGAPAADVDRAVDQVDLASHADHLVGRLSGGQRSRVSLATALLGEPELLVLDEPTVGLDPVLRVQLWELFHRLAADGATLLVSSHVMDEAERCERLVMLREGALLADDTLAGLLARTGAADAEGAFLELIEKAETTEESGR; this is translated from the coding sequence ATGAATTACGCTTCGAACGCCGCCGCGCCACCGGCGGTGCGGATCCGTGGGCTGCGCGTGGTCCGCGGTGCCCGCACGGTGCTGGACGACTTCGGGCTGCAGGTCCGCCCCGGCACCCTGACGGGCCTGCTCGGGCCCTCGGGGTCAGGCAAATCGACGCTGATGCGCGCCATCGTCGGCGTGCAGAAGGTGGCCGGCGGGACCGTCGAGGTCCTCGGCCGCCAGGCCGGTACGCGGGAGCTACGCGACCGGGTCGCCTACGTCACCCAGGCTCCCAGCGTGTATGCCGACCTCACCGTCCGGCAGAACCTGCGCTATTACGCCCGGGGGCTGGGGGCTCCGGCCGCGGACGTCGATCGCGCCGTCGACCAGGTCGACCTGGCCTCCCACGCCGACCACCTGGTCGGCCGGCTCTCCGGTGGCCAGCGCTCGCGGGTGTCGCTGGCGACGGCCCTGCTGGGAGAGCCGGAGCTCCTAGTGCTCGACGAACCGACCGTGGGGCTCGACCCGGTGTTGCGGGTCCAGTTGTGGGAGCTGTTCCACCGCCTCGCCGCCGACGGCGCCACGCTGCTGGTGTCCAGCCACGTCATGGACGAGGCGGAACGCTGCGAGCGGCTCGTCATGCTGCGCGAGGGTGCGCTGTTGGCCGACGACACCCTGGCCGGCCTGCTGGCCCGCACCGGCGCGGCCGACGCCGAAGGTGCCTTCCTGGAGCTGATCGAGAAGGCGGAGACGACAGAGGAGAGCGGCCGATGA
- a CDS encoding ABC transporter permease — protein MSPRITVATATRVLQQLRHDPRTIALMLVVPSLLMALLWWIYDGGPLFDRIGPALLAIFPFLVMFLVTSIATLRERTSGTLERLLSMPTGKLDFLLGYALAFGTVALVQAIVTSSVAVGLLDLQTAGPTWVLVAVAVFDALLGVALGLFVSAFASTEFQVVQFMPALVLPQFLLCGLLVPRDQLPDVLEVVSDVLPLSYAVDAMNEVQAYTDPAVWAQLGVVLGFSVALLALGAATLRRRTD, from the coding sequence ATGAGCCCGCGCATCACCGTGGCCACGGCCACCCGGGTGCTCCAGCAGTTGCGCCACGATCCGCGGACCATCGCGCTGATGCTCGTGGTCCCGAGCCTGCTCATGGCCCTGCTGTGGTGGATCTACGACGGCGGGCCGCTGTTCGACCGGATCGGGCCGGCGCTGCTGGCGATCTTCCCGTTCCTGGTCATGTTCCTCGTGACATCCATCGCGACCCTGCGCGAACGCACGTCCGGAACGCTGGAACGGCTGCTCTCCATGCCCACCGGCAAGCTGGACTTCCTGCTCGGGTACGCGCTGGCGTTCGGCACCGTCGCGCTGGTCCAGGCGATCGTCACGTCGTCGGTGGCGGTCGGCCTGCTGGACCTGCAGACCGCCGGCCCCACCTGGGTGCTGGTCGCGGTCGCGGTGTTCGACGCCCTCCTCGGCGTCGCGCTCGGCCTGTTCGTCAGCGCCTTCGCGTCGACGGAGTTCCAGGTGGTCCAGTTCATGCCGGCGCTGGTCCTGCCGCAGTTCCTGCTGTGCGGCCTGCTGGTGCCGCGCGACCAGCTGCCCGACGTCCTGGAGGTCGTCTCCGACGTGCTCCCACTGTCCTACGCGGTGGACGCGATGAACGAGGTGCAGGCGTACACCGACCCGGCCGTCTGGGCGCAGCTGGGCGTCGTGCTGGGCTTCTCGGTCGCGCTGCTCGCCCTCGGCGCCGCGACGCTGCGCCGCCGTACCGACTGA